GGTCCGGCGAGCACTTCTCCCAGCACCGACACAGGCACGAGCGCGAACGAAACTCCCAGGCACCACAGAGCAAAGGTTCTTGTCGCCCGAGCGGCAGAGGTCTGCGCCGGCATCGCGAAGAGCATCACGCATCCAGGCAGAAGAAGCGCCTGGTTGTATACCCACGCGAGTCCCGTGGGCAGAAGCGCAACCGTGATGGCAAGCAGAAGCGACAAGACGATACCCAGGTCGGGCGAGTCTGCGTGGACGCGCGTCGTCTGCCAGAGCGTCCGCAGACTCAGGAGAACGACGGCTGCCAGCATCGCTCCGCCTACCCAGCTACCGAAGAGGAGGCAGAGCGAAGGACGACCTCCCGTGTAGTGCCTGTAGTCGGCCGCGGCCACCATCCACTCGGTGAACCATCCGCGATGAAGCAGTTCACCGGCGACGATCTCGCCCACGAGCGTGACGACAAAGGACACCTGAAATCGCCAGTCGCGAAGCCTCAGACTGCGAATGAAGAGCCACGCCAGGAGCAGGATTGCAACCTGCGGCTTGATGGTCGTACACGCGAAACAGGCGCCGCTGAGGGTGGACTGGCCTCGCGCAAGGGCCACGGAGCCGAGTGAGATCAGAACCAGCGCGAGGAGCGTGAGCTGCTGATGCCGCAACGCCACCAGCATCGGCCAACTGGCAAAGGCAAAGACAAGGTAGAGAACGCGCCGGTCCCACGCACCTTCAACGCGCGTAGAGCGCACCCAGAACAAGGTAGCTGCCGTAACGCCCGGCAACGCGCCAAGCACGTAGGCGACGCGCGCAATTTGCCACGAGAGCCATGTCAGAGGAACCACGAAGAAGATGGTGAAGAGCGGGTAGGCGAAGACCTGCTTGTCCCTTTCACTTCCCCCAGGTAGAAGTGGAGCGCCATAAAACAGACGCTGTATCTCAGCGGTCGTGGAAGGTGCATAAGCGTCGCCTCCCGAGAGAGCGGCGCGAGCGGCAACCCAAGGCGCGCACAGGTCCGACCGGCCAGACATCCAACGGCTCATGACGTGCAGATGATACAGCCCGCAGACAAGAAGAAATACGCCCAGCAGAAAGGCCGCGACTGTCCTCGCGGAAAGAGGAAGGCCAGAGGCTTCTATCGCAACACCAGTCTGGGGATTCATCATGCTCACCCTAACTGAAGAGCGCACAGCGGCCAAGTAACAACCCGGGAGCGTGCTGGAACACGGAAGAGACGCAGCAACCATCGGATACTCGCGAGGTCCGTGAAGGCGGTGGACCACCCCTGCTTAGCCGCTCACGGTAAACGGACGAACAATCCCCATTACCCGCACTTCCTTCCCGCACTTCCTTCCAAACTGGGCATCGCAGTGTCAGAATGAACGCTGAGGAAGCAATCCCATGCCGACGTATCCACCATCCACCGCACCCGTCCGTCTTCCGGATGAGAGCCCACAGGGCGCGCGGATCAAGGTGGTCGGTGTCGGCGGCGGCGGAAGCAACGCCATCGACCGCATGATCGACTTCGGCGTGGAAGGCGTCGAGTTCATCGCCCTCAACACCGATGTCCAGGCGCTCGAGGTCTCGAAGGCCCCGGTCCGCGGGCAGCTTGGCTCGCTCCTCACCAACGGCCTGAGCGCTGGCTCCGATCCGAATGTAGGCCGCCGCGCCGCTATCCAGGACGTCAACGAGATCGCCGAGGTGCTCGAAGGCGCGGACATGGTCTTCATCACCGCAGGACTTGGCGGAGGCACCGGCACCGGCGCCGCTCCCGTGATCGCCGCCATCGCCGCCGAAATGGGAGCCCTGACCGTCGCCATCGTCACGCGCCCCTTTAACTTCGAAGGCAAGCGCCGCATGGCCATCGCGGACTGGGGCATCGATCACCTACTCCGCTACGTCGACACCCTGATCGTCATTCCCAATGAGAAGCTGCTCGACATCGCGAAGGACGCTCCCTTCTTCGAGTCCTTCAAGATCGCCGACGACTT
This Granulicella aggregans DNA region includes the following protein-coding sequences:
- a CDS encoding glycosyltransferase family 87 protein gives rise to the protein MSGRSDLCAPWVAARAALSGGDAYAPSTTAEIQRLFYGAPLLPGGSERDKQVFAYPLFTIFFVVPLTWLSWQIARVAYVLGALPGVTAATLFWVRSTRVEGAWDRRVLYLVFAFASWPMLVALRHQQLTLLALVLISLGSVALARGQSTLSGACFACTTIKPQVAILLLAWLFIRSLRLRDWRFQVSFVVTLVGEIVAGELLHRGWFTEWMVAAADYRHYTGGRPSLCLLFGSWVGGAMLAAVVLLSLRTLWQTTRVHADSPDLGIVLSLLLAITVALLPTGLAWVYNQALLLPGCVMLFAMPAQTSAARATRTFALWCLGVSFALVPVSVLGEVLAGPSRAWDYLPYANFLLPSAIAVALAAHSRAKSSVEVLQIAA